The Sandaracinus amylolyticus genomic interval ATCCGGATCACGTCGCGCGCGTGCTCACGCCGAGCGTCGTCGCCGCGCTCGACGCGGTCGGCGATCGCCCGCGCCGCATCATCGTGGCCGACGACGATCGCGCGCACGCGACCGAGCTCGCGAAGCGCCTCGACGTCGAGCTCGTGACCGCGCGCGCCGGGATCCCCGAAGGACTGCTCGTCGTGCGCGACGCGCGCGAGCTCGAGCCGCTCCTCGCGCACGTCGCGGTCCATGCCTCCGTGCGCACGCTGGCATGGACGCTCGACACCGCGCGCTGCGCGCTCGTCGCCGATCTCGTCGGCACGATCCTCCACCGCACGGCGAGCGCGCCCGAGCTCGCTCCGGCGCTCGATCTCGAACGCTACGTCACGGTGCGCGCCGCGCGGCTGCCGCCCGCCGTCGCGCGCACCGCGCGCCCGTTCGCGCCCGACGCGCCGCTCGCGTGGTGAGCTCGCGCGCGGCTCAGAAGTGCAGACCGACCTGCACGAAGCCGCGTCCCTGCGCGCCGATCGCGTCCCCGTCCTCCGTCGGACAGAACTCGTTGGGCGGGCACTCGAGCGAGTTGATCGGCTGCCGCGTCATGTTCAGGACGTCGAGGCCCCCGCCGATGCCGAGCGTCAGCCACCACGTGATGAAGAAGTCGAGCCCGACCGCGCCGTTGAGCATCCAGCCGTACACGGTCGTGTCGCTCTCTCGCGCGTCCTCGTAGTTCGCGCTGCCCATCCACGCGTAGCCCGCGCCGACGCGGATCCACGGCTCGATGATCGGCGTCGGCAGGCGGAACTGCACCTCGCCGCCGACCGTGCCGATCTCGAACCCCGGATAGCTCGCGAGCGTCGCGCGCGCGCCCAGCGCGAGGAAGAAGATGCGGAAGCCGAGCCCGACGCCGACCATCGGCCCCACGCCCGTGACCTCTTCGAACCCGTCGACGGTCGTGCCGTCGGGCGCGCTGAAGTTGTCCTGCTGGAACGCGATCAGATCGACGTACGAGACGCCGCCCTCCACCTCGAGCCAGATGAAGTCGGCCTTGCGCCCGTCGTCCTCTTCGTTGACGGGCAGCTCCTCTTCGGCCTCGGCCGGAGCACGCTCACGCACCGGCGCGGTCGTGGGATCGCCACCGCGCGTGATCGTCGCGGTCGAGCCGCTCGTCTCGGACCGCGCGTGCTCGGTGCGCGCCGGCGGGGGCGGGCTCGTCGTCGCGGGAGCGCTCGTCGTCGTCCCGGCTTGCTGCGCCTCGGCGATCGCTGGGTCCAGGCTCGGCAGCAGCACCATCGCGAGCAGGACCAGAGCGAAGAAGCTCGAGCGCATGAAGTCTCCTTGGCAGTCGCGGAGATCCGCTCCCCGCGACGAAGCTACGAGGGGGCGTTCTCGCCGTCGCCGTCGTCGTCGTCCGGAAGCGCGCTCGGGCCCGCGATGCGGTACGAGCCGTCGAGCCAGTTGCCGAGGTCGATCAGCTTGCACCGCGCGGAGCAGAACGGATGCGTCGGGCTCTTGTCCGGCGCCGACGACGGCAACGCGCGATGACAGATGGGACAGCTCGGGGTCATCGAAGAACGCGGCCCGATCGTAGCACGCCCTCGCGGAGGCGATCCTCGCACGGCGAGCGACCCGCCTTTGATAGACTCCCGCGTCGATGAGTTCGACGGAGAGCCAGCCGTCCCCCGCCCCCGCGCTCGAGGTGATGGCTGCGGCCGACAAGGACATCGGCGGTCGCGAGCACGACGAGGACGGTTTCCTGCTGCGCCCCGATCTCGCGCTGTTCGCGGTCGCCGACGGCGCGGGCGGAGAGAACGCGGGCAACGTCGCGAGCAGCATCGCGCTCGCGAGCCTCGCGCGTCACTTCGAGGCCACCCAGAAGAGCGCGCGCACCACCCAGACCTTCGATCGGCTCGGCCTGCCGCTGCTCGCGCGGCGCCTCTCCGCGGGCATCCACCGCGCGAGCCGCGAGGTCCTCGAGATCGCGCGCTCCGCCGATCGCTATCGCGGCATGGGCACGACGATCGTCGCGCTCGCGCCCGACCTCGAGACCGCCGTGCTGCACGTCGCGCACGTCGGCGACTCGCGCTGTTATCGCCTGCGCGCGGGGCGTCTCGAGCTGCTCACG includes:
- a CDS encoding DNA gyrase inhibitor YacG; translated protein: MTPSCPICHRALPSSAPDKSPTHPFCSARCKLIDLGNWLDGSYRIAGPSALPDDDDGDGENAPS